A genome region from Mauremys reevesii isolate NIE-2019 linkage group 12, ASM1616193v1, whole genome shotgun sequence includes the following:
- the SIDT2 gene encoding SID1 transmembrane family member 2 isoform X7 — translation MLALELPLVLLLLLLALPGAGAFPEALAVKNISQKEAEFDKNYTDFVNSELLNIYTFNHTVMRNRTEGVRVTVNVLSEQKETPVLFVVRQKEAVVSFQVPLILRGLFQRKYLYQNVSRTLCQPPTKSESETQFFYVDVSTLSARNASYQLRVTRVENFVLRTSERFSFNATAAQPQYFKYVFPEGVDSVIVKVTSRMAFPCSVISVQDILCPVYDLDNNVAFIGMYQTMTKKAAITVQKKDFPSNSFYVVVVVKTEDEACGGPLPYYPLTKDEPVDQGSRQKALDVMVSPAITSEVYVSAMLFCLGVFLSFYLLTLLLACCETWRQQKKRKRLLAAMDTPTTDTGHPRITPDSLLGHPPYHGYGYGSLENSSTLSTEGITESMGSTDISSGYTERSLENVASRPRLDSLSSVEEDDYDTLADIDSDKNVIRTKQYLYVADLARKDKRVLRKKYQIYFWNIATIAVFYALPVVQLVITYQTVVNVTGNQDICYYNFLCAHPLGNLSAFNNILSNLGYVLLGLLFLLIILQREINYNRALMRNDLQALECGIPKHFGLFYAMGTALMMEGLLSACYHVCPNYTNFQFDTSFMYMIAGLCMLKLYQKRHPDINASAYSAYACLAIVIFFSVIGVVFGKGNMMFWIFFSIIHIIATLLLSTQLYYMGRWKFDSGIPRRIVHVLYTDCIRQCSGPMYVDRMVLLVMGNIINWSLAAYGLIVQPNDFASYLLAIGICNLLLYFAFYIIMKLRSGERIKLIPLLCIIFTSVVWGFALFFFFQGLSTWQKTPAESRQHNRDCILLSFFDDHDIWHFLSSIALFGSFLVLLTLDDDLDCVQRDKIYVF, via the exons ATGTTGGCCCTGGAACTGCCCctcgtcctgctgctgctgctgctggctctgccGGGGGCTGGTGCTTTCCCCGAGGCCTTGGCTGTCAAGAACATCTCCCAGAAGGAGGCCGAGTTTGACAAAAACTACACGGACTTTGTGAACAGCGAGCTACTGAACATCTACACCTTCAACCACACCGTGATGAGGAACAGG acGGAGGGCGTCCGGGTGACGGTGAATGTGCTGTCTGAGCAGAAGGAGACGCCAGTTCTCTTCGTGGTGAGGCAGAAGGAGGCGGTGGTGTCGTTTCAGGTGCCGCTGATCCTCAGGGGCCT GTTCCAGAGGAAGTACCTGTACCAGAATGTGAGCCGCACGCTGTGCCAGCCCCCGACCAAGAGCGAGTCGGAGACGCAGTTCTTCTATGTGGATGTGTCGACGCTGTCTGCGAGGAACGCCTCCTACCAGCTGCGGGTCACCCGCGTGGAGAACTTCGTGCTGAG GACGAGTGAGCGGTTCAGCTTTAATGCCACAGCAGCCCAGCCGCAG TATTTTAAGTATGTGTTCCCGGAGGGTGTGGACTCGGTGATCGTGAAGGTGACCTCGCGCATGGCCTTCCCCTGCTCCGTCATCTCCGTCCAGGACATCCTG TGCCCCGTCTATGACCTGGACAACAACGTGGCCTTCATTGGGATGTACCAGACCATGACCAAGAAGGCAGCCATCACGGTGCAG AAGAAGGATTTCCCCAGCAACAGCTTCTACGTCGTGGTGGTGGTGAAAACGGAAGACGAGGCCTGTGGAGGGCCCCTGCCTTACTACCCCCTCACCAAAg ATGAACCAGTCGATCAAGGCAGTCGGCAGAAGGCGCTGGACGTGATGGTGTCACCTGCTATTACCT CGGAGGTCTACGTCAGCGCCATGCTCTTCTGCCTGGGGGTCTTCCTCTCCTTCTACCTGCTGACGCTGCTCCTCGCCTGCTGTGAGACCTGGAG ACAACAGAAGAAGAGAAAAAGGCTCCTGGCTGCCATGGACACGCCCACCACAGACACAG GGCATCCGCGCATCACCCCGGACTCCCTCCTGGGTCACCCTCCCTACCACGGCTACGGCTACGGCTCTTTGG AGAACAGTTCCACCCTGAGCACCGAGGGCATCACCGAGAGCATGGGCTCCACGGACATCTCCTCTGGGTACACAG AGCGCTCCCTGGAGAACGTGGCCAGCCGGCCCCGCCTGGACTCCCTCAGCTCGGTGGAGGAGGACGACTACGACACGCTGGCGGACATAGACTCCGACAAGAACGTCATCCGGACCAAG CAATACCTCTACGTGGCAGACCTGGCCCGGAAGGACAAGCGCGTCCTGCGGAAGAAATACCAGATCTACTTCTG GAATATTGCCACCATCGCTGTGTTCTACGCCCTCCCTGTCGTACAGCTGGTCATCACCTACCAGACG GTGGTGAACGTGACAGGGAATCAGGACATTTGCTACTATAACTTCCTGTGCGCCCACCCCCTGGGAAACCTCAG TGCTTTCAACAACATCCTCAGCAACCTGGGCTACGTGCTGCTGGGCCTGCTCTTCCTGCTCATCATCCTGCAGAGAGAGATCAACTACAACCGGGCGCTGATGCGCAACGACCTGCAGGCCCTG GAGTGTGGCATCCCCAAGCACTTTGGCCTGTTCTACGCCATGGGCACGGCGCTTATGATGGAGGGGCTGCTCAGCGCCTGCTACCACGTCTGCCCCAACTACACCAACTTCCAGTTCG ACACTTCCTTCATGTACATGATCGCGGGACTCTGCATGCTCAAGCTGTATCAGAAACGGCACCCGGACATCAACGCCAGCGCGTACAGCGCCTACGCCTGCCTGGCCATCGTCATCTTCTTCTCTGTCATCGGCGTG GTCTTTGGCAAAGGGAACATGATGTTCTGGATTTTCTTCTCCATCATCCACATCATCgccaccctgctgctgagcaCGCAGCTCTACTACATGGGCCGCTGGAAATTCG aCTCCGGGATACCGCGCAGAATCGTGCACGTGCTGTACACAGATTGCATCCGCCAGTGCAGTGGGCCCATGTACGTG gatcgaATGGTGCTGCTGGTCATGGGCAACATCATCAACTGGTCGCT cgctGCCTACGGACTCATCGTCCAACCCAACGACTTCGCCTCCTACCTGCTGGCCATCGGCATCTGCAACCTGCTGCTCTACTTCGCCTTCTACATCATCATGAAG ctCCGAAGTGGCGAGCGCATCAAGCTCATCCCTCTGCTCTGCATCATTTTCACCTCCGTGGTGTGGGGCTTcgccctcttcttcttcttccagggTCTGAGCACCTGGCAG AAAACGCCGGCCGAGTCCCGGCAGCACAACAGAGACTGCATCCTGCTCAGCTTCTTTGATGACCACGACATCTGgcacttcct
- the SIDT2 gene encoding SID1 transmembrane family member 2 isoform X1: MLALELPLVLLLLLLALPGAGAFPEALAVKNISQKEAEFDKNYTDFVNSELLNIYTFNHTVMRNRTEGVRVTVNVLSEQKETPVLFVVRQKEAVVSFQVPLILRGLFQRKYLYQNVSRTLCQPPTKSESETQFFYVDVSTLSARNASYQLRVTRVENFVLRTSERFSFNATAAQPQYFKYVFPEGVDSVIVKVTSRMAFPCSVISVQDILCPVYDLDNNVAFIGMYQTMTKKAAITVQKKDFPSNSFYVVVVVKTEDEACGGPLPYYPLTKDEPVDQGSRQKALDVMVSPAITSEVYVSAMLFCLGVFLSFYLLTLLLACCETWRQQKKRKRLLAAMDTPTTDTASLLGHPRITPDSLLGHPPYHGYGYGSLENSSTLSTEGITESMGSTDISSGYTGLDRFKRRVPSSQMRHLCMAMAERSLENVASRPRLDSLSSVEEDDYDTLADIDSDKNVIRTKQYLYVADLARKDKRVLRKKYQIYFWNIATIAVFYALPVVQLVITYQTVVNVTGNQDICYYNFLCAHPLGNLSAFNNILSNLGYVLLGLLFLLIILQREINYNRALMRNDLQALECGIPKHFGLFYAMGTALMMEGLLSACYHVCPNYTNFQFDTSFMYMIAGLCMLKLYQKRHPDINASAYSAYACLAIVIFFSVIGVVFGKGNMMFWIFFSIIHIIATLLLSTQLYYMGRWKFDSGIPRRIVHVLYTDCIRQCSGPMYVDRMVLLVMGNIINWSLAAYGLIVQPNDFASYLLAIGICNLLLYFAFYIIMKLRSGERIKLIPLLCIIFTSVVWGFALFFFFQGLSTWQKTPAESRQHNRDCILLSFFDDHDIWHFLSSIALFGSFLVLLTLDDDLDCVQRDKIYVF, from the exons ATGTTGGCCCTGGAACTGCCCctcgtcctgctgctgctgctgctggctctgccGGGGGCTGGTGCTTTCCCCGAGGCCTTGGCTGTCAAGAACATCTCCCAGAAGGAGGCCGAGTTTGACAAAAACTACACGGACTTTGTGAACAGCGAGCTACTGAACATCTACACCTTCAACCACACCGTGATGAGGAACAGG acGGAGGGCGTCCGGGTGACGGTGAATGTGCTGTCTGAGCAGAAGGAGACGCCAGTTCTCTTCGTGGTGAGGCAGAAGGAGGCGGTGGTGTCGTTTCAGGTGCCGCTGATCCTCAGGGGCCT GTTCCAGAGGAAGTACCTGTACCAGAATGTGAGCCGCACGCTGTGCCAGCCCCCGACCAAGAGCGAGTCGGAGACGCAGTTCTTCTATGTGGATGTGTCGACGCTGTCTGCGAGGAACGCCTCCTACCAGCTGCGGGTCACCCGCGTGGAGAACTTCGTGCTGAG GACGAGTGAGCGGTTCAGCTTTAATGCCACAGCAGCCCAGCCGCAG TATTTTAAGTATGTGTTCCCGGAGGGTGTGGACTCGGTGATCGTGAAGGTGACCTCGCGCATGGCCTTCCCCTGCTCCGTCATCTCCGTCCAGGACATCCTG TGCCCCGTCTATGACCTGGACAACAACGTGGCCTTCATTGGGATGTACCAGACCATGACCAAGAAGGCAGCCATCACGGTGCAG AAGAAGGATTTCCCCAGCAACAGCTTCTACGTCGTGGTGGTGGTGAAAACGGAAGACGAGGCCTGTGGAGGGCCCCTGCCTTACTACCCCCTCACCAAAg ATGAACCAGTCGATCAAGGCAGTCGGCAGAAGGCGCTGGACGTGATGGTGTCACCTGCTATTACCT CGGAGGTCTACGTCAGCGCCATGCTCTTCTGCCTGGGGGTCTTCCTCTCCTTCTACCTGCTGACGCTGCTCCTCGCCTGCTGTGAGACCTGGAG ACAACAGAAGAAGAGAAAAAGGCTCCTGGCTGCCATGGACACGCCCACCACAGACACAG CGTCTTTACTGG GGCATCCGCGCATCACCCCGGACTCCCTCCTGGGTCACCCTCCCTACCACGGCTACGGCTACGGCTCTTTGG AGAACAGTTCCACCCTGAGCACCGAGGGCATCACCGAGAGCATGGGCTCCACGGACATCTCCTCTGGGTACACAG GGCTGGACCGCTTCAAGCGACGCGTCCCCTCCAGCCAGATGAGGCACCTGTGCATGGCTATGG CAGAGCGCTCCCTGGAGAACGTGGCCAGCCGGCCCCGCCTGGACTCCCTCAGCTCGGTGGAGGAGGACGACTACGACACGCTGGCGGACATAGACTCCGACAAGAACGTCATCCGGACCAAG CAATACCTCTACGTGGCAGACCTGGCCCGGAAGGACAAGCGCGTCCTGCGGAAGAAATACCAGATCTACTTCTG GAATATTGCCACCATCGCTGTGTTCTACGCCCTCCCTGTCGTACAGCTGGTCATCACCTACCAGACG GTGGTGAACGTGACAGGGAATCAGGACATTTGCTACTATAACTTCCTGTGCGCCCACCCCCTGGGAAACCTCAG TGCTTTCAACAACATCCTCAGCAACCTGGGCTACGTGCTGCTGGGCCTGCTCTTCCTGCTCATCATCCTGCAGAGAGAGATCAACTACAACCGGGCGCTGATGCGCAACGACCTGCAGGCCCTG GAGTGTGGCATCCCCAAGCACTTTGGCCTGTTCTACGCCATGGGCACGGCGCTTATGATGGAGGGGCTGCTCAGCGCCTGCTACCACGTCTGCCCCAACTACACCAACTTCCAGTTCG ACACTTCCTTCATGTACATGATCGCGGGACTCTGCATGCTCAAGCTGTATCAGAAACGGCACCCGGACATCAACGCCAGCGCGTACAGCGCCTACGCCTGCCTGGCCATCGTCATCTTCTTCTCTGTCATCGGCGTG GTCTTTGGCAAAGGGAACATGATGTTCTGGATTTTCTTCTCCATCATCCACATCATCgccaccctgctgctgagcaCGCAGCTCTACTACATGGGCCGCTGGAAATTCG aCTCCGGGATACCGCGCAGAATCGTGCACGTGCTGTACACAGATTGCATCCGCCAGTGCAGTGGGCCCATGTACGTG gatcgaATGGTGCTGCTGGTCATGGGCAACATCATCAACTGGTCGCT cgctGCCTACGGACTCATCGTCCAACCCAACGACTTCGCCTCCTACCTGCTGGCCATCGGCATCTGCAACCTGCTGCTCTACTTCGCCTTCTACATCATCATGAAG ctCCGAAGTGGCGAGCGCATCAAGCTCATCCCTCTGCTCTGCATCATTTTCACCTCCGTGGTGTGGGGCTTcgccctcttcttcttcttccagggTCTGAGCACCTGGCAG AAAACGCCGGCCGAGTCCCGGCAGCACAACAGAGACTGCATCCTGCTCAGCTTCTTTGATGACCACGACATCTGgcacttcct
- the SIDT2 gene encoding SID1 transmembrane family member 2 isoform X2, with protein sequence MLALELPLVLLLLLLALPGAGAFPEALAVKNISQKEAEFDKNYTDFVNSELLNIYTFNHTVMRNRTEGVRVTVNVLSEQKETPVLFVVRQKEAVVSFQVPLILRGLFQRKYLYQNVSRTLCQPPTKSESETQFFYVDVSTLSARNASYQLRVTRVENFVLRTSERFSFNATAAQPQYFKYVFPEGVDSVIVKVTSRMAFPCSVISVQDILCPVYDLDNNVAFIGMYQTMTKKAAITVQKKDFPSNSFYVVVVVKTEDEACGGPLPYYPLTKDEPVDQGSRQKALDVMVSPAITSEVYVSAMLFCLGVFLSFYLLTLLLACCETWRQQKKRKRLLAAMDTPTTDTASLLGHPRITPDSLLGHPPYHGYGYGSLENSSTLSTEGITESMGSTDISSGYTGLDRFKRRVPSSQMRHLCMAMERSLENVASRPRLDSLSSVEEDDYDTLADIDSDKNVIRTKQYLYVADLARKDKRVLRKKYQIYFWNIATIAVFYALPVVQLVITYQTVVNVTGNQDICYYNFLCAHPLGNLSAFNNILSNLGYVLLGLLFLLIILQREINYNRALMRNDLQALECGIPKHFGLFYAMGTALMMEGLLSACYHVCPNYTNFQFDTSFMYMIAGLCMLKLYQKRHPDINASAYSAYACLAIVIFFSVIGVVFGKGNMMFWIFFSIIHIIATLLLSTQLYYMGRWKFDSGIPRRIVHVLYTDCIRQCSGPMYVDRMVLLVMGNIINWSLAAYGLIVQPNDFASYLLAIGICNLLLYFAFYIIMKLRSGERIKLIPLLCIIFTSVVWGFALFFFFQGLSTWQKTPAESRQHNRDCILLSFFDDHDIWHFLSSIALFGSFLVLLTLDDDLDCVQRDKIYVF encoded by the exons ATGTTGGCCCTGGAACTGCCCctcgtcctgctgctgctgctgctggctctgccGGGGGCTGGTGCTTTCCCCGAGGCCTTGGCTGTCAAGAACATCTCCCAGAAGGAGGCCGAGTTTGACAAAAACTACACGGACTTTGTGAACAGCGAGCTACTGAACATCTACACCTTCAACCACACCGTGATGAGGAACAGG acGGAGGGCGTCCGGGTGACGGTGAATGTGCTGTCTGAGCAGAAGGAGACGCCAGTTCTCTTCGTGGTGAGGCAGAAGGAGGCGGTGGTGTCGTTTCAGGTGCCGCTGATCCTCAGGGGCCT GTTCCAGAGGAAGTACCTGTACCAGAATGTGAGCCGCACGCTGTGCCAGCCCCCGACCAAGAGCGAGTCGGAGACGCAGTTCTTCTATGTGGATGTGTCGACGCTGTCTGCGAGGAACGCCTCCTACCAGCTGCGGGTCACCCGCGTGGAGAACTTCGTGCTGAG GACGAGTGAGCGGTTCAGCTTTAATGCCACAGCAGCCCAGCCGCAG TATTTTAAGTATGTGTTCCCGGAGGGTGTGGACTCGGTGATCGTGAAGGTGACCTCGCGCATGGCCTTCCCCTGCTCCGTCATCTCCGTCCAGGACATCCTG TGCCCCGTCTATGACCTGGACAACAACGTGGCCTTCATTGGGATGTACCAGACCATGACCAAGAAGGCAGCCATCACGGTGCAG AAGAAGGATTTCCCCAGCAACAGCTTCTACGTCGTGGTGGTGGTGAAAACGGAAGACGAGGCCTGTGGAGGGCCCCTGCCTTACTACCCCCTCACCAAAg ATGAACCAGTCGATCAAGGCAGTCGGCAGAAGGCGCTGGACGTGATGGTGTCACCTGCTATTACCT CGGAGGTCTACGTCAGCGCCATGCTCTTCTGCCTGGGGGTCTTCCTCTCCTTCTACCTGCTGACGCTGCTCCTCGCCTGCTGTGAGACCTGGAG ACAACAGAAGAAGAGAAAAAGGCTCCTGGCTGCCATGGACACGCCCACCACAGACACAG CGTCTTTACTGG GGCATCCGCGCATCACCCCGGACTCCCTCCTGGGTCACCCTCCCTACCACGGCTACGGCTACGGCTCTTTGG AGAACAGTTCCACCCTGAGCACCGAGGGCATCACCGAGAGCATGGGCTCCACGGACATCTCCTCTGGGTACACAG GGCTGGACCGCTTCAAGCGACGCGTCCCCTCCAGCCAGATGAGGCACCTGTGCATGGCTATGG AGCGCTCCCTGGAGAACGTGGCCAGCCGGCCCCGCCTGGACTCCCTCAGCTCGGTGGAGGAGGACGACTACGACACGCTGGCGGACATAGACTCCGACAAGAACGTCATCCGGACCAAG CAATACCTCTACGTGGCAGACCTGGCCCGGAAGGACAAGCGCGTCCTGCGGAAGAAATACCAGATCTACTTCTG GAATATTGCCACCATCGCTGTGTTCTACGCCCTCCCTGTCGTACAGCTGGTCATCACCTACCAGACG GTGGTGAACGTGACAGGGAATCAGGACATTTGCTACTATAACTTCCTGTGCGCCCACCCCCTGGGAAACCTCAG TGCTTTCAACAACATCCTCAGCAACCTGGGCTACGTGCTGCTGGGCCTGCTCTTCCTGCTCATCATCCTGCAGAGAGAGATCAACTACAACCGGGCGCTGATGCGCAACGACCTGCAGGCCCTG GAGTGTGGCATCCCCAAGCACTTTGGCCTGTTCTACGCCATGGGCACGGCGCTTATGATGGAGGGGCTGCTCAGCGCCTGCTACCACGTCTGCCCCAACTACACCAACTTCCAGTTCG ACACTTCCTTCATGTACATGATCGCGGGACTCTGCATGCTCAAGCTGTATCAGAAACGGCACCCGGACATCAACGCCAGCGCGTACAGCGCCTACGCCTGCCTGGCCATCGTCATCTTCTTCTCTGTCATCGGCGTG GTCTTTGGCAAAGGGAACATGATGTTCTGGATTTTCTTCTCCATCATCCACATCATCgccaccctgctgctgagcaCGCAGCTCTACTACATGGGCCGCTGGAAATTCG aCTCCGGGATACCGCGCAGAATCGTGCACGTGCTGTACACAGATTGCATCCGCCAGTGCAGTGGGCCCATGTACGTG gatcgaATGGTGCTGCTGGTCATGGGCAACATCATCAACTGGTCGCT cgctGCCTACGGACTCATCGTCCAACCCAACGACTTCGCCTCCTACCTGCTGGCCATCGGCATCTGCAACCTGCTGCTCTACTTCGCCTTCTACATCATCATGAAG ctCCGAAGTGGCGAGCGCATCAAGCTCATCCCTCTGCTCTGCATCATTTTCACCTCCGTGGTGTGGGGCTTcgccctcttcttcttcttccagggTCTGAGCACCTGGCAG AAAACGCCGGCCGAGTCCCGGCAGCACAACAGAGACTGCATCCTGCTCAGCTTCTTTGATGACCACGACATCTGgcacttcct